Proteins from one Anastrepha obliqua isolate idAnaObli1 chromosome 2, idAnaObli1_1.0, whole genome shotgun sequence genomic window:
- the LOC129239339 gene encoding argininosuccinate synthase yields the protein MVEKVILAYSGGLDTSCILKWLLDKGYEVICLMADVGQKEDFEAARQKALKIGASDVIVTDVKEKFVEHYIWPAIQMGLIYEERYLLGTSLARPCISVALVEAAKKYDAKYLAHGATGKGNDQVRFELNAYALLPHIKIIAPWRDDEFCKRFQGRLDLIEYAKKHGIPVSAKPAAPWSTDANILHISYESGVLEDPFHVAPESLYEMTVDPNTKAPKSPKRVSVHFSSGLPTLVVDQSTGKQYTKPFEILQFLNEVGGAYGIGRIDIVENRFVGLKSRGVYETPGGNILFTAHQDLEVFCLDREVLRTKQILRNRMADYVYNGFWFSPEAQYARRCIEISQEHVSGEVIVELAPGYARAIARKSAKESGGLYNEELVSMDVHGGYVANDASGFIAINSVRIREHVRAFGDYKLN from the exons ATGGTTGAGAAAGTGATTTTAGCTTATTCCGGTGGTCTGGATACCAGCTGCATCCTGAAATGGTTGTTGGACAAGGGATATGAAGTGATCTGTTTGATGGCCGATGTTGGACAAAAGGAAGACTTTGAGGCGGCACGTCAGAAGGCATTGAAAATTGGCGCATCTGATGTCATTGTTACCGACGTGAAAGAGAAATTCGTTGAGCACTACATCTGGCCAGCCATTCAAATGGGCTTGATTTATGAGGAGCGCTATTTGTTGGGCACCTCATTGGCGCGCCCCTGCATCTCCGTCGCGCTAGTCGAGGCGGCTAAAAAGTATGACGCCAAGTATTTAGCGCACGGCGCCACCGGCAAAGGGAACGATCAAGTGCGCTTCGAGTTGAACGCATATGCGCTGCTGCCTCATATTAAG ATCATTGCACCGTGGCGTGATGATGAATTTTGCAAACGCTTCCAAGGCCGTTTGGATCTCATCGAATACGCCAAAAAGCACGGCATACCAGTGAGTGCGAAACCAGCCGCCCCTTGGAGTACAGATGCCAATATCCTGCATATCAGCTACGAGTCTGGCGTTTTAGAAGATCCCTTCCATGTCGCACCCGAATCACTGTACGAAATGACGGTCGATCCAAATACCAAGGCACCAAAATCACCCAAACGTGTTTCGGTGCACTTCTCCAGCGGTCTACCCACCCTCGTCGTCGATCAATCGACGGGTAAACAGTACACAAAACCTTTTGAAATTCTGCAATTTCTGAACGAAGTAGGTGGCGCCTACGGCATTGGACGTATTGATATTGTGGAGAATCGTTTTGTAGGGCTGAAGTCGCGTGGCGTCTACGAAACTCCCGGCGGTAATATACTCTTCACCGCCCATCAGGATTTGGAAGTATTCTGTTTGGATCGTGAAGTGTTGCGCACCAAGCAAATTTTACGTAATCGCATGGCCGATTATGTGTACAATGGTTTCTGGTTCAGTCCGGAGGCACAATACGCACGTCGTTGCATTGAAATCTCACAGGAACACGTAAGCGGTGAGGTAATTGTTGAATTGGCACCGGGTTATGCGCGCGCCATTGCACGCAAGTCGGCCAAGGAGTCGGGTGGTTTGTACAACGAAGAGCTGGTCTCCATGGATGTACATGGCGGTTATGTGGCGAACGATGCGAGCGGTTTCATTGCCATCAATTCGGTGCGCATCAGGGAGCATGTGCGCGCTTTCGGCGATTACAAATTGAACTGA